The Chryseobacterium suipulveris genome window below encodes:
- a CDS encoding Tll0287-like domain-containing protein — MKKIILIASVFLLAVQCSENQSETSVSPTQTKTATTEISTDSLKNYAGETKKLLVKNLTQKIEEGGAENALEFCNIEAMPLTKSMSEKHGLQISRVTDKPRNSSNLANDEELKLIEKYKQQILAGETLAPTRTATHYYEPLVTNAMCLQCHGEKGKNIQTKTLEKIAQLYPNDLATGYKENEVRGLISIKTN; from the coding sequence ATGAAAAAGATCATTCTCATCGCTTCCGTTTTTTTGTTGGCGGTTCAGTGTTCGGAAAACCAATCGGAAACTTCTGTATCTCCTACACAAACAAAAACCGCAACCACCGAAATCAGCACCGATTCCCTGAAGAATTACGCCGGGGAAACCAAGAAACTCCTCGTGAAAAACCTTACCCAGAAAATAGAGGAGGGTGGAGCTGAAAACGCCCTCGAATTCTGCAATATCGAGGCAATGCCGCTCACCAAATCCATGTCGGAAAAACATGGGCTGCAAATCAGCAGAGTGACCGACAAACCGAGGAATTCCTCAAACCTTGCCAATGACGAGGAGCTGAAACTTATCGAAAAATACAAGCAGCAGATTTTGGCAGGCGAAACTTTGGCGCCCACAAGAACTGCAACGCATTATTACGAACCGCTCGTCACCAACGCGATGTGTCTGCAATGTCACGGCGAGAAAGGAAAAAACATCCAAACGAAAACCCTGGAAAAAATCGCGCAGCTTTATCCTAATGATTTGGCGACCGGCTACAAAGAAAATGAGGTGCGCGGATTGATCAGCATTAAGACTAATTAG